The genomic interval GAAAAAGACAGCCCCGCCTGTTTCAACAGATAGCGGCGTCGCGGCGAACCGGATGCCAGAATCAACCGGGGCGCTGGTTGGATAGTTGGTTGCATGGCAACAAGTTAACAGAAGAAATAGCCTTTGACAATACCCGGCGGCGGAAAATATAATTCAAAAGGCAGGATTCAGGTTTCAAGGATTCGAAGGTTCAAGTGAAAGGATCATAGGCTATCGGGCTATGAAGCTGGGAGGCTAGGAAGTTTGGAGGCTGGGACGCGGAAAGGGACAGGAGCAGGCGTCGGGCATTTTCCCCCTTTGGAAAAGGGGGGCAGGGGGATTTCATGACAGCGTCAATGAAAACGATAGAACAAAAACCATGAAACGGTCTCAAGAAATCTGGATCCTCGGTGCCGGTCGGCTTGGCCGGAGGGCGGCCGAGTCCCTGCGCCAAAAATACCCCCGGGCCGGTATTGTCCTGATCAATTCTTCCGGAAAAGCCTGTGCGCAGATGGACAGTTCCGCTTTCACCGTTATCTGCCGGGAAGGCGTGGACTATCTTTTTGAAAATTTAAAAGAGGGGAGGAGCCCAGACTTTATTGTCCCCATGATTCCGGTGCATGTGACTTATGAATGGATGCGGCTGAAACTGAAAAAAACCCATCGCATCCGGCCGGTGGCAGTGCCGCCCGAAGTCTTTGAAAAGCTGCCGAACCCGATCCGCGGCGCCGACGGACAGGCCTATATGACCAATGCGACGTTTATATGCCCCTGGAATTGCCCGGAACCGGATGACATCTGCACCCATACCGGTAAACCCCGGCCGCAGATTCTGCACCGGTTTCTGGAAAACATTGCGCACCCGGAATTTCGCTCGATGGTGGTCAAAAGCCTGCAGCTTGCACCGGGCATCGGCGGGTACAGCCCCGCAGTTTTATTTCAGGCACTGAAGACGGTTGCCTCAGAAAACGATTCCGTTCTGCTGAGCACGGCCTGCCGCTGCCACGGGGTCATGCATGCATTTAGGACAGAGGCGCTTTAACCTGATTATTTTTTAAGCCCGGCCAAAACCAATACCTCTCAGCTTGCTGCTGGGAATCTTCAATATAAATTTTGGATCGAAAAAATGCGAGTTTTAAACAATCAAACCGTCTTGGATGCTTGACAAATTTGACCATTACAGATACAAGCACCGCATCAGCTAAGGTTGTGCCTGGGTGGCGGAATAGGTAGACGCAAGGGACTTAAAATCCCTCGGTCCTTAGTGGCTGTGTGAGTTCAATTCTCACCCCAGGCACCAACTTTTTTATTTCTGTGCAGCCCCGCTCGATGAAAAATTCTGGCTTTATCCGTAGCTTTAAAGACGTATACCAGATGCGAGGAACTTTCTGGAGAAATGTTCCATTGATATGATCATCTGGAATCGCAGAAACAAGAAAAAACCTGTTAATGAAGAAGGAATATCC from Desulfobacterales bacterium carries:
- a CDS encoding potassium transporter; the protein is MKRSQEIWILGAGRLGRRAAESLRQKYPRAGIVLINSSGKACAQMDSSAFTVICREGVDYLFENLKEGRSPDFIVPMIPVHVTYEWMRLKLKKTHRIRPVAVPPEVFEKLPNPIRGADGQAYMTNATFICPWNCPEPDDICTHTGKPRPQILHRFLENIAHPEFRSMVVKSLQLAPGIGGYSPAVLFQALKTVASENDSVLLSTACRCHGVMHAFRTEAL